In a single window of the Actinomycetota bacterium genome:
- the whiA gene encoding DNA-binding protein WhiA: AATAQIECIRRLAADPGLEALPPALRELAELRLANPDANLRELGELADPPLSKSAVYHRVRRIEELCAEAGITGAGG, from the coding sequence CGCCGCGACCGCCCAGATCGAGTGCATCCGCCGCCTCGCGGCCGACCCGGGGCTCGAGGCGCTGCCGCCCGCACTGCGCGAGCTGGCCGAGCTGCGCCTCGCAAACCCGGACGCCAACCTGCGGGAACTCGGCGAGCTGGCGGACCCGCCGCTGTCGAAATCCGCGGTGTACCATAGGGTCCGCCGCATCGAGGAGCTCTGCGCCGAGGCCGGCATCACGGGCGCGGGGGGCTGA